Proteins encoded in a region of the Micropterus dolomieu isolate WLL.071019.BEF.003 ecotype Adirondacks linkage group LG09, ASM2129224v1, whole genome shotgun sequence genome:
- the LOC123977072 gene encoding tapasin-like: protein MTDFSNVTIYKLSLVAVFCFIQACSSSCPVLECWFVQEKAGRGGGLTAATTQEKSLLHIRTDAHSHSAESQQTPSDINPDRVYFITDPAGTLCHRSLNPPKGSVKKPQCEVNPFLPQPSTLKWVAPLTDSAFSPKYLQADWFSTALRGLNEQMTISNIMRAPTASKEQDVILSVTSKTVSVQSRLGEPVLLDCGFWADPSSPLSGSGFAVEWRYQFRGDGRLVLAYDGKTDRLADTQEEGAALDFEALHKNGNASLILQEAKVRHSGMYICSVYLPYLVSQVAVELEIVEPPSLSIYPSPLPLAVPGQTLTVQCEASGFAPLSLELSWEFKGADGKSRPLGSSSVTGHRQAWDGTYSQSSRLEIDTTNLDLGRGGEVTCVAVHLGGTRRASVTLNVIGFSAPSIEDSMAMVGVALVLYGLIKFASWTFTSSGSNEADKQDKKDK, encoded by the exons cctgcagcagcagctgtccagTGTTGGAGTGCTGGTTTGTGCAGGAGAAGGCGGGTCGAGGAGGAGGTTTAACTGCAGCAACAACCCAGGAGAAATCCCTGCTCCACATCAGAACGGATGCACACAGCCACAGTGCAGAGTCCCAACAGACTCCATCCGACATCAACCCTGACAGAGTCTACTTCATTACCG ACCCAGCTGGCACTCTCTGCCACCGCTCTCTGAACCCTCCCAAAGGCTCTGTCAAGAAGCCCCAGTGTGAGGTCAACCCCTTCCTGCCGCAGCCCTCCACTCTGAAATGGGTTGCTCCGCTCACAGACTCCGCCTTCAGCCCCAAATACCTGCAAGCTGATTGGTTTTCAACTGCCCTTCGTGGGCTCAACGAACAGATGACCATTTCCAATATCATGCGTGCTCCCACAGCGTCCAAAGAGCAGGACG TGATTCTGAGTGTAACCAGTAAAACGGTCTCAGTGCAGTCCAGACTCGGGGAACCAGTGCTGCTGGACTGCGGCTTCTGGGCCGACCCCTCCTCGCCTCTATCCGGGTCGGGTTTTGCAGTAGAGTGGCGCTACCAGTTCAGAGGCGACGGACGACTGGTTCTGGCTTACGACGGCAAGACGGACCGCTTGGCTGATACACAAGAGGAAGGGGCCGCGCTGGACTTTGAGGCTTTGCACAAGAATGGAAATGCATCCCTGATCCTGCAGGAGGCGAAAGTGCGTCACTCTGGGATGTATATTTGCTCAGTGTATCTTCCGTACCTTGTATCTCAGGTGGCGGTGGAGCTTGAGATTGTAG AACCTCCATCCCTCTCCATCTACCCCTCCCCTCTACCCCTCGCTGTTCCCGGCCAGACTTTGACCGTCCAGTGTGAGGCGTCCGGCTTTGCCCCCCTTTCCCTGGAACTGAGCTGGGAGTTTAAAGGCGCCGATGGGAAGTCCAGGCCTCTGGGCTCAAGCAGCGTAACGGGCCACAGGCAGGCCTGGGATGGAACCTATAGCCAGAGCTCCCGGCTGGAGATTGACACGACTAACCTGGACCTGGGCAGAGGAGGGGAGGTCACCTGTGTGGCTGTCCATCTTGGAGGCACACGACGGGCCAGCGTGACCCTCAATGTCATTG gGTTCAGTGCTCCCTCCATTGAAGACTCAATGGCGATGGTTGGTGTAGCGCTAGTGCTCTACGGTCTTATCAAGTTCGCCTCTTGGACCTTCACCAGCTCAG GCTCCAACGAGGCTGATAAACAGGACAAG AAAGACAAATAA